One window from the genome of Negativicutes bacterium encodes:
- a CDS encoding 4Fe-4S binding protein: MSVKIDKEKCNLCGQCINMCIMRQIKIENNDIFVNHECYECLNCVMICPQDAISA, translated from the coding sequence ATGAGTGTAAAAATTGATAAAGAAAAATGTAATTTATGTGGTCAATGTATTAATATGTGTATTATGCGTCAAATAAAAATAGAAAATAATGATATTTTTGTTAATCATGAATGCTATGAATGTCTTAACTGTGTTATGATTTGTCCACAAGATGCTATTAGTGCCTAA
- a CDS encoding ATP-binding protein, with protein sequence MKQMLILSGKGGTGKTTIASAFITLAAVKAYADCDVDAPNLHLIMARNKNQHLNPYYGLPKAFIETEKCIVCGLCRRKCRFNAIKLINKQYLVDDFSCEGCSVCQYVCPVQAIVMRPAVAGKLMLYQAEDVFSTAELKMGSGTSGMLVSAVKKQLIENCSPKIELAIIDGSPGIGCPVVASLSGVDMVLIVAEPTLSGISDMKRIIKTAQQFKIKIAVCINKFDVNIENTIAIEQVCEEFKVFFVGKIPFDYEAVKITNDGKSLVEVDCVAGKKIAEIYKKCYDILQLEG encoded by the coding sequence ATGAAACAAATGTTGATTCTTAGTGGTAAAGGTGGAACTGGAAAAACAACCATTGCTAGCGCTTTTATTACCTTAGCAGCAGTAAAAGCTTATGCTGATTGTGATGTGGACGCTCCGAATCTACATCTTATTATGGCAAGAAATAAAAATCAGCACTTAAATCCTTATTATGGATTACCAAAAGCATTTATTGAAACTGAAAAATGTATTGTTTGTGGTTTATGTAGAAGGAAATGTCGCTTTAATGCCATTAAATTAATCAATAAGCAATATTTAGTGGATGATTTTTCCTGTGAGGGTTGTAGTGTGTGTCAATATGTTTGTCCGGTGCAAGCCATAGTTATGAGACCAGCAGTAGCGGGGAAATTGATGCTATATCAAGCTGAAGATGTTTTTTCAACTGCTGAGCTTAAAATGGGCAGTGGGACATCGGGAATGTTGGTTAGTGCAGTAAAAAAACAACTAATAGAAAATTGTAGTCCTAAGATTGAACTAGCGATAATTGATGGTTCGCCGGGGATTGGTTGTCCGGTCGTAGCTTCGTTAAGTGGTGTTGATATGGTTTTAATTGTGGCTGAGCCAACTTTATCGGGGATTAGTGATATGAAAAGAATTATAAAAACAGCACAACAATTTAAGATAAAGATTGCTGTTTGTATTAATAAATTTGATGTTAATATAGAAAATACAATTGCAATAGAACAAGTTTGTGAAGAGTTCAAAGTTTTTTTCGTGGGGAAAATTCCTTTTGACTATGAGGCTGTAAAAATAACTAATGATGGAAAAAGCTTAGTGGAAGTTGATTGTGTAGCAGGGAAAAAGATAGCTGAGATTTATAAAAAATGCTATGATATTTTACAATTGGAAGGTTAG
- a CDS encoding DUF134 domain-containing protein, whose amino-acid sequence MARPRKWRKVCCLPASDKFGPLNGNEINSNFIKMSIDEYETIRLIDLAGFTQEKCANQMAIARTTVQAIYNEARQKIAKSLVHGYVLIIEGGDYKLCDGLEHSCECGGCGRHRKRISEGSDNI is encoded by the coding sequence ATGGCAAGGCCGAGAAAATGGCGGAAAGTATGTTGCTTGCCTGCAAGTGACAAATTTGGCCCGCTTAATGGTAATGAGATAAATAGTAATTTTATAAAAATGAGTATTGATGAGTATGAGACCATTAGATTAATTGATTTAGCAGGATTTACTCAAGAAAAGTGTGCTAATCAAATGGCAATAGCGAGAACCACGGTTCAAGCAATTTATAATGAGGCTCGGCAGAAAATTGCTAAATCGTTGGTACATGGTTATGTTTTAATAATTGAAGGTGGCGATTATAAGCTTTGCGATGGCTTAGAACACTCCTGTGAGTGTGGAGGTTGTGGGCGACATCGAAAAAGAATAAGTGAAGGTAGTGATAATATATGA
- a CDS encoding energy transducer TonB: MLKNRLTKSFFIALALHLSVFLVAAIVIKNCHKTSPEPNYVEVSLLDDINYGNSGENGGSSENNKKILVSRQQYRAYQNNNSSEQYYDAKVQNNVDNIGSGVVNTGSIGGVVGSGSGNGGGSGESDSVGNGNGRGDGGGSEVIKIRPNIISSSKPRYPQSARRRGIEGTVLTRILILTDGTVGAAEVVTSSGNSDLDEAALKAVWQWQFSPASNSLGQNVECYTTIPIGFSLS; this comes from the coding sequence ATGCTGAAAAATAGATTAACTAAATCTTTTTTTATAGCACTGGCATTACATTTGAGTGTTTTTTTAGTGGCGGCAATAGTGATTAAAAATTGTCATAAGACCTCGCCAGAGCCAAATTACGTTGAAGTATCATTGTTAGATGATATTAATTATGGCAATAGTGGTGAAAATGGTGGTAGCAGTGAAAATAATAAAAAAATACTGGTGAGCAGGCAACAATATAGAGCGTATCAAAATAATAACAGCAGTGAACAATATTACGATGCTAAAGTGCAAAATAATGTTGATAATATTGGAAGCGGAGTCGTTAACACTGGTTCTATTGGTGGAGTAGTCGGTAGTGGCAGTGGTAATGGTGGCGGCAGTGGTGAAAGTGACAGCGTTGGCAACGGTAATGGCAGAGGTGATGGTGGCGGTAGTGAAGTTATAAAAATTAGGCCCAATATTATTAGTAGCAGTAAACCGCGTTATCCTCAAAGTGCAAGAAGAAGAGGTATTGAAGGAACGGTATTAACGAGGATTTTAATATTAACAGACGGAACAGTTGGGGCAGCTGAAGTTGTCACTTCCAGTGGTAATAGTGATTTGGATGAAGCAGCATTGAAGGCTGTTTGGCAATGGCAATTTTCTCCGGCCAGCAACAGTTTAGGGCAAAATGTCGAATGTTACACTACAATACCGATTGGCTTTTCGTTAAGTTGA
- a CDS encoding iron ABC transporter permease: MKTIKKAKLVLIGLIIVFCLAIMIALSYGQINISFITVIKVLSQEFGFINNPAVSAEDVAVIWNIRMPRILVGILVGASLAVSGAVMQGVFANPLADPGIMGVSSGASLGAVLAISLGLNTISMFYMPLLAFIMALITVFLTVILSLRKGKIPIMVLLLAGVVISIFIGALTSGILTFMNESKLKEFLFWTVGGLDYRRWEHVYLALGPIIFGLTSLLMMSRHLNILVLGEDEAKAVGMTVMKTRIMLMTIASLTTATAVCVSGSIGFVGLVVPHMMRLLLGTEHRILLPASALAGSIFLILCDTIGRIIIAPTEIRVGIMTALLGAPYFLILLRKAQLKEQV; this comes from the coding sequence ATGAAAACTATAAAAAAAGCTAAATTAGTGCTAATAGGATTAATAATAGTATTTTGTTTAGCAATAATGATTGCACTTAGTTATGGACAAATTAATATTTCTTTTATTACTGTGATTAAAGTTTTAAGTCAAGAGTTTGGCTTTATTAATAATCCGGCTGTGAGTGCAGAAGATGTTGCGGTTATTTGGAATATCAGAATGCCTCGAATCTTAGTTGGAATATTAGTAGGAGCATCGTTAGCGGTTTCCGGTGCAGTAATGCAAGGGGTTTTTGCTAATCCGTTAGCTGATCCAGGGATTATGGGAGTATCAAGTGGAGCTTCACTTGGTGCCGTTTTAGCGATTAGTTTAGGACTAAATACTATCAGTATGTTTTATATGCCTTTGTTAGCATTTATTATGGCGTTAATAACTGTTTTTTTAACGGTAATATTATCACTACGAAAAGGTAAAATACCAATAATGGTGTTATTATTGGCCGGAGTAGTAATTAGCATTTTTATTGGGGCTTTAACTTCTGGGATATTGACATTTATGAATGAGAGTAAACTAAAAGAATTTTTATTTTGGACAGTGGGTGGGTTAGATTATCGACGTTGGGAACATGTTTACTTGGCGCTTGGACCAATAATCTTTGGGCTAACTTCGTTATTAATGATGTCACGGCATTTAAATATTTTAGTATTGGGGGAAGACGAGGCGAAGGCTGTTGGCATGACGGTAATGAAAACAAGAATAATGCTAATGACTATTGCTTCTTTAACAACAGCAACAGCGGTTTGTGTCAGTGGTAGCATTGGTTTTGTAGGACTAGTAGTTCCGCATATGATGAGACTTTTATTAGGAACAGAACATCGAATATTATTGCCGGCCAGTGCCCTAGCAGGTAGTATCTTTTTAATATTATGTGATACTATCGGTAGAATAATTATTGCTCCGACAGAAATAAGAGTGGGAATTATGACAGCTTTATTAGGAGCACCGTATTTTTTAATATTATTACGCAAGGCTCAGTTAAAGGAGCAAGTATGA
- a CDS encoding MotA/TolQ/ExbB proton channel family protein: MEFIRLFQAGGPVMYLLLLCSIISVTIAVERFIYYKKNSSGKTFLNELELMLNEKEFVAAQKLCQADAGILATVAQSGIFAIINNVKDINSVIEGTGAIVVAKLKENLTHLDTIVTLAPLLGLLGTVIGMIGSFSILHIKNGQPLAITAGVGEALIATAFGLCVAVLAMGIYSYCNHILDKMITDIEKVAVLIIANNQNGAEL; this comes from the coding sequence ATGGAATTTATTAGATTATTTCAAGCCGGAGGACCGGTAATGTATTTATTATTATTATGTTCAATAATTTCAGTAACAATTGCGGTGGAAAGATTTATTTATTATAAAAAAAATAGCTCTGGAAAAACTTTTTTAAATGAGTTAGAACTAATGCTAAATGAGAAGGAATTTGTGGCCGCGCAAAAATTATGTCAAGCTGATGCTGGAATCTTGGCAACTGTAGCGCAAAGTGGAATTTTTGCGATTATTAATAATGTTAAAGATATTAATAGCGTTATTGAAGGGACAGGGGCAATAGTTGTAGCAAAACTTAAAGAAAATCTCACTCATCTTGATACAATTGTTACCTTAGCACCGTTATTAGGATTGCTGGGAACGGTAATTGGTATGATTGGCTCATTTAGTATTTTGCATATCAAAAATGGACAACCACTAGCTATTACCGCCGGTGTCGGAGAAGCCTTAATTGCAACAGCGTTTGGCTTATGTGTGGCAGTATTAGCAATGGGAATATATAGTTATTGTAATCATATCTTAGATAAAATGATTACGGATATTGAAAAAGTAGCAGTGTTAATTATTGCAAATAATCAAAATGGAGCAGAATTATGA
- a CDS encoding MBL fold metallo-hydrolase, protein MKVKILLENTSTNPNFKSSHGLSIYLETAKHKILFDVGPNNYFIENALALGIDLSMVDTVVISHGHIDHGGGLKSFLKLNSSAKIYVQKNIFAKHYSNRGPDKISDIGLNTELESNEQIIFVKDYLRIDEELEIFADVKNKYFMPSDNKELLQQQGQELFTDDFKHEQNLIVNSNNKIVVLSGCAHRGILNIMDKAMTIIKGEPDYVIGGFHLYSNSRQICEDSAKIEQIALSLKNLTTKFYTCHCTGIKPFKMLRAVMGEKIEYISTGTELVL, encoded by the coding sequence ATGAAAGTTAAAATATTACTAGAAAATACCAGTACTAATCCTAACTTTAAAAGTTCCCATGGACTTAGTATATATCTTGAAACTGCTAAACATAAAATTTTATTTGATGTGGGTCCTAATAATTATTTTATTGAAAATGCTTTGGCATTAGGAATTGATTTGTCAATGGTAGATACTGTTGTTATTTCACATGGACACATTGATCACGGCGGTGGATTGAAAAGTTTTTTAAAATTAAATTCAAGTGCAAAAATTTATGTACAAAAGAATATTTTTGCTAAGCATTACTCGAACAGAGGTCCTGATAAAATTAGCGATATTGGTTTAAATACTGAACTGGAAAGTAATGAACAAATAATTTTTGTAAAAGATTATTTAAGAATTGATGAAGAATTAGAAATTTTTGCTGACGTTAAGAATAAATATTTTATGCCTTCTGATAATAAGGAATTGTTACAGCAACAAGGACAAGAGCTTTTTACTGATGATTTTAAACATGAACAAAACTTAATAGTTAACAGTAATAATAAAATAGTTGTGCTATCTGGTTGTGCGCATAGGGGGATTTTAAATATTATGGACAAAGCAATGACGATAATTAAGGGTGAGCCTGATTATGTTATTGGCGGGTTTCATTTATATAGTAACTCTCGACAAATTTGTGAAGATAGTGCTAAAATCGAGCAAATTGCCTTGTCACTGAAAAATCTGACAACAAAATTTTATACTTGTCATTGTACAGGGATAAAACCGTTCAAAATGTTAAGAGCTGTTATGGGTGAAAAAATAGAATATATTTCAACAGGCACAGAGCTTGTGCTGTAA
- a CDS encoding Mrp/NBP35 family ATP-binding protein, with translation MSEALCTGSACKDQSNLLEKNHEKSSIKKVIGIVSGKGGVGKSLVTSMLAVEMNRKHHNVAILDADVTGPSIPKVFGVKAEIMGEAAGKGFYPAKSKTDIQMMSINLLLENDTKPVIWRGPIIANTVKQFWTDVIWEDVDYMFIDMPPGTGDVPLTVFQSIKVDAIIIVTAPQDLVSMIVSKAVEMAKKMNVPILGLVENMAYFNCDDCGKKHYIYGISHIEEIAQKYNLSVLGKLPIDPKLASLCDNGEIENFENDYLYNVANKIESWGK, from the coding sequence GTGAGTGAAGCTTTATGTACAGGGTCAGCCTGTAAAGATCAATCTAATTTATTGGAAAAAAATCATGAAAAAAGTAGTATTAAAAAGGTTATTGGAATTGTCAGTGGTAAAGGCGGTGTTGGCAAATCACTAGTTACATCGATGTTAGCGGTGGAAATGAATAGAAAACATCATAATGTTGCTATCTTAGATGCTGATGTAACTGGTCCTTCTATTCCTAAAGTTTTTGGAGTTAAAGCTGAAATTATGGGTGAAGCAGCAGGTAAAGGTTTTTATCCGGCTAAAAGTAAGACCGATATTCAAATGATGTCCATTAATTTATTATTAGAAAATGATACTAAACCGGTTATTTGGAGAGGCCCTATTATTGCCAATACGGTAAAACAGTTTTGGACTGATGTTATTTGGGAAGATGTTGATTATATGTTTATTGATATGCCACCTGGAACTGGTGATGTTCCGTTAACAGTTTTTCAATCAATCAAAGTAGATGCCATAATCATTGTCACAGCGCCACAGGATTTAGTTTCAATGATTGTTTCTAAAGCAGTGGAGATGGCGAAGAAAATGAATGTGCCAATTTTAGGTTTAGTGGAAAATATGGCTTATTTTAATTGTGATGACTGTGGAAAAAAACATTATATTTATGGTATTAGCCATATTGAAGAGATTGCTCAAAAATATAATTTATCTGTATTAGGTAAGTTACCGATTGATCCAAAACTAGCAAGTTTGTGTGATAATGGTGAAATTGAAAATTTTGAAAATGATTATTTATATAATGTTGCTAATAAAATAGAAAGTTGGGGGAAATAA
- a CDS encoding NifB/NifX family molybdenum-iron cluster-binding protein: MKIAVASEQQNVAIHFGHCENFNIFDVENGKIVKSEIVANPGHKPGFLPVFLNEIGVKVVISGGMGAGAIDIFNEKNIDVITGAKGNVVEAVTKFLAGDLISTGSVCHNHEHHNECGEHQ; encoded by the coding sequence ATGAAAATTGCAGTAGCTAGTGAGCAACAAAATGTTGCGATTCACTTTGGACATTGTGAAAATTTCAATATTTTCGATGTCGAAAATGGTAAAATAGTAAAGTCGGAAATAGTGGCTAATCCCGGACATAAACCTGGATTTTTACCGGTGTTTTTAAATGAAATTGGTGTTAAAGTAGTTATTTCTGGTGGCATGGGAGCGGGGGCAATTGATATTTTTAATGAAAAGAATATTGATGTTATAACTGGTGCAAAGGGTAATGTGGTAGAGGCAGTAACTAAATTTTTAGCTGGAGACTTGATTTCCACTGGCTCGGTCTGTCATAATCATGAGCATCATAATGAATGTGGTGAACATCAATAA
- a CDS encoding biopolymer transporter ExbD: protein MKISTLRNDRKPKLMIIPMIDIIFFLLVFFMMSTLYMVEQHTIPLNLPQASAQTVQTEESISITVLPSGNVLFNNEEELTLPMLKKRTQLALHNNKESAFVLHSDKQAEYGKVVAILDELKLAGVTKIAIATDRKER, encoded by the coding sequence ATGAAAATAAGTACTTTGCGCAATGACAGAAAACCTAAATTAATGATTATTCCGATGATTGATATTATTTTCTTTTTGTTAGTGTTTTTTATGATGAGTACGCTGTATATGGTAGAGCAACATACTATTCCGTTAAATTTACCGCAAGCATCAGCACAAACAGTACAAACTGAAGAGAGCATCAGCATAACAGTATTACCAAGCGGTAACGTGTTATTTAATAATGAAGAAGAACTGACTTTACCAATGTTAAAGAAGAGAACGCAATTAGCACTACATAATAATAAGGAAAGTGCGTTTGTGTTGCACTCCGATAAACAAGCTGAATATGGTAAGGTTGTAGCGATATTAGATGAATTGAAGCTTGCCGGTGTTACAAAGATAGCAATAGCTACCGATAGAAAGGAACGTTAA
- a CDS encoding NifB/NifX family molybdenum-iron cluster-binding protein, whose translation MKIAMPVDEKVVNPKINNNFGRTPYFAIYETETKAFNFIDNSGNVSQGGAGIKAAQELVNAKVEAVIVPQCGENAAKVLRSANITIYKMLNDNIVENVEALKNGKLEILDKIHSGYHGGNI comes from the coding sequence ATGAAAATTGCAATGCCGGTAGATGAAAAAGTTGTTAACCCGAAAATAAATAATAATTTTGGGCGAACTCCTTATTTTGCTATATATGAAACTGAAACTAAAGCATTTAATTTTATTGATAACAGTGGTAATGTTAGTCAAGGTGGGGCGGGCATAAAAGCAGCACAAGAACTTGTTAATGCTAAAGTAGAAGCTGTTATTGTGCCACAATGTGGAGAAAATGCTGCAAAAGTTTTACGGTCGGCGAATATTACCATTTATAAAATGCTAAATGATAATATTGTAGAAAATGTAGAAGCTTTAAAAAATGGCAAACTAGAAATTTTAGATAAAATTCATAGTGGTTATCATGGTGGGAATATCTAA
- a CDS encoding ABC transporter ATP-binding protein, producing the protein MIEDILQVKELQVDYLEKPVLKNISFNAKVGEFIGIIGPNGAGKSTLLKSIRGLTKIKTGEVRVASKLLTKLKEKEKAQVIAHMQQEVNKGFGISAKQMVLAGRYPYLNWWQHESQKDYEIAEKYMKFTGVWQLADKDINFMSGGERQRVLLAKVLAQETKLIFLDEPTASLDLTYQEEIFEQCRNLCQQGKTILIVVHDIKLATKFCSRLILLNKGQIIADGKPKEVITAENLHKAYKMKAAVFKNHVSGLLDIYTYSSDKDCQKGKSVHVISGGGVAGNIVRKLYEGNYKISMGVISQGDADAVVGEAFKAQIVKKDCFAQITTENINKNIELIKAANFTVLCNIFYGNNNLDNLKAAFQAEKLIVLEDQKIEERDHTDGKATLLYKQLLEMDKVVLMTTPEFIQCMEQHL; encoded by the coding sequence ATGATAGAAGATATTTTACAAGTTAAGGAATTACAGGTTGATTATTTAGAAAAACCTGTTTTAAAAAATATTTCCTTCAATGCAAAAGTTGGTGAGTTCATCGGCATTATTGGGCCTAATGGTGCCGGTAAAAGTACTTTACTAAAAAGCATTAGAGGTTTGACAAAAATTAAGACTGGTGAGGTTAGGGTTGCTTCAAAGTTATTAACAAAATTAAAGGAAAAAGAAAAAGCACAAGTAATTGCCCATATGCAACAAGAAGTTAATAAAGGCTTTGGTATTAGTGCTAAACAGATGGTTTTAGCAGGGCGGTACCCCTATTTAAATTGGTGGCAACATGAAAGTCAGAAAGATTATGAGATTGCCGAAAAATACATGAAGTTTACCGGAGTCTGGCAGTTGGCGGATAAAGATATTAATTTTATGTCTGGTGGTGAGCGTCAACGGGTATTATTGGCAAAGGTTTTGGCACAAGAAACAAAACTGATTTTCTTAGATGAACCGACAGCTAGTTTAGATTTGACTTATCAAGAAGAAATTTTTGAGCAGTGTCGTAATTTATGTCAGCAGGGTAAAACAATTTTAATTGTTGTGCATGATATTAAATTAGCCACTAAATTTTGTTCAAGATTAATTTTATTAAACAAAGGACAGATAATTGCTGATGGTAAGCCTAAAGAGGTTATTACTGCTGAAAATTTACACAAAGCTTATAAAATGAAAGCAGCTGTGTTTAAAAATCATGTCTCCGGTCTACTCGATATTTATACTTATAGTAGTGATAAAGATTGCCAAAAAGGAAAAAGTGTTCATGTGATTAGTGGTGGCGGTGTTGCCGGCAATATTGTCAGGAAATTATATGAAGGAAATTATAAAATTTCCATGGGCGTAATATCACAAGGTGATGCGGATGCAGTGGTTGGTGAAGCCTTTAAGGCTCAAATAGTAAAAAAAGATTGTTTTGCACAAATTACTACTGAAAACATCAATAAGAATATTGAGTTGATTAAAGCTGCAAATTTTACTGTTTTGTGTAATATTTTTTATGGTAACAATAATTTAGACAATTTAAAAGCGGCATTTCAAGCCGAAAAATTAATAGTATTAGAAGATCAAAAGATTGAAGAGCGTGATCATACTGATGGTAAAGCGACGCTGTTATATAAGCAATTATTAGAAATGGATAAGGTTGTGTTAATGACAACGCCAGAATTTATCCAGTGTATGGAGCAACACTTATGA
- a CDS encoding ATP-binding protein: MKIAVLSGKGGTGKTLVSVNLAASADNAVYLDCDVEEPNGFLFFNPQNVIATEIDIKIPYVNQEQCFGCKKCVEFCKFNALAYTNKVLIFEEMCHSCGGCMLVCPNQAITEKNKIIGKIESGNSEQVTIYTGILNIGEVSGIPIIKELLQKDSDNVEIIIIDCPPGSACIVMESIKDADYCILVAEPTLFGCHNLKMVHELVNVFDKKYGVILNKCVEGVNPAEVYCNENEIKILGKIMFDPELGLINSQGLIATRISEKYKNFFRQLLSDIIKEVRHETNVDS; encoded by the coding sequence ATGAAGATTGCTGTGCTAAGTGGAAAAGGCGGAACAGGGAAAACCTTAGTTTCAGTAAACCTAGCAGCTTCAGCCGATAATGCAGTTTATCTTGATTGCGATGTTGAAGAACCCAATGGTTTTTTGTTTTTTAACCCCCAAAATGTTATAGCGACAGAAATTGATATAAAAATCCCTTATGTTAATCAAGAACAATGTTTTGGCTGTAAAAAATGTGTGGAATTTTGCAAGTTTAATGCACTGGCCTATACTAATAAAGTTTTAATATTTGAAGAAATGTGTCATTCTTGTGGTGGTTGTATGTTGGTTTGTCCCAACCAAGCTATTACTGAAAAAAATAAAATTATTGGTAAAATTGAAAGTGGTAACTCTGAGCAAGTTACTATTTATACCGGTATCTTAAACATCGGGGAAGTTTCAGGAATACCAATAATTAAAGAGTTGCTGCAAAAAGATTCTGATAATGTTGAAATTATCATTATTGATTGTCCACCAGGGAGTGCTTGCATTGTGATGGAGAGTATTAAGGATGCTGATTACTGTATTTTAGTAGCAGAGCCAACTTTATTTGGGTGTCATAATTTAAAGATGGTTCATGAGTTGGTAAATGTTTTTGATAAAAAATATGGCGTTATTTTAAATAAATGCGTTGAGGGCGTAAATCCTGCAGAAGTTTATTGTAATGAAAATGAAATAAAAATTTTAGGGAAAATAATGTTTGATCCTGAATTGGGGCTAATTAATTCTCAAGGTCTGATTGCAACTAGAATTAGTGAAAAATATAAAAACTTTTTCCGGCAGCTATTGTCTGATATCATTAAGGAGGTGCGACATGAAACAAATGTTGATTCTTAG
- a CDS encoding radical SAM protein, producing MKEIAKGNIKMLLLSLTGACNLGCKYCYADSYNENMMTFDIAKKAIALVQAQSNDFIIQFSGGEPLLNINLIRTISQHIKDNNIKAKMQIQTNGTLLTAENIDFLVKEKIAIGISIDGNQKIHDEQRPFRDNSGSFKKIMAGLEILKNKKINVGITCVVTKNNVNFLEKLVMLSYYWGNIKKIGFDLIRGQGRGSKISKPTEQELKTGLTKAFSLGEKFKAITGSKIIFAQLNKVEKLQNKELIGFSHCHAMNGAAIYVDVDGKIYACASLLGQNEYLIGDVEQGIDLAKQEAIKNKLELILKKCFSCHYFSNCGGACFARWIGCGDESEQELECCLKITAIDCYQQER from the coding sequence ATGAAAGAAATAGCTAAGGGTAATATTAAAATGTTATTGTTGAGTCTAACCGGTGCTTGCAATTTAGGCTGTAAATATTGCTATGCTGATTCATATAATGAAAATATGATGACCTTTGATATAGCTAAAAAAGCGATTGCATTAGTGCAAGCACAAAGTAATGACTTTATCATTCAATTTAGTGGCGGGGAACCATTGCTTAATATCAATTTAATTCGAACAATTAGCCAACATATTAAAGACAATAATATTAAGGCAAAAATGCAGATTCAAACTAATGGTACATTATTAACGGCAGAAAATATTGATTTTTTAGTTAAAGAAAAAATTGCCATTGGAATCAGTATTGATGGTAATCAAAAAATCCATGATGAACAGCGCCCGTTTCGTGATAATAGCGGTAGCTTTAAAAAAATTATGGCAGGTCTAGAAATTTTAAAAAATAAAAAAATTAATGTTGGTATTACTTGTGTTGTGACGAAAAATAATGTTAATTTTTTAGAAAAGTTAGTGATGCTTAGTTATTATTGGGGGAATATTAAAAAAATTGGATTTGATTTAATTAGAGGTCAGGGGCGCGGTAGTAAAATTAGTAAACCTACGGAGCAAGAGTTAAAAACTGGCTTAACCAAAGCCTTTAGCTTGGGAGAAAAATTTAAAGCAATAACTGGCTCAAAAATAATTTTTGCTCAACTAAATAAGGTTGAAAAATTACAGAATAAAGAATTAATAGGCTTTTCGCATTGTCACGCGATGAATGGTGCAGCAATTTATGTTGATGTTGATGGTAAGATTTATGCTTGTGCGTCATTGTTGGGACAAAACGAGTATTTAATTGGCGATGTGGAGCAAGGTATTGATTTAGCAAAGCAAGAAGCAATTAAAAATAAGCTAGAACTAATTCTAAAAAAATGTTTTAGTTGTCATTATTTTAGTAATTGTGGCGGAGCTTGTTTTGCCAGATGGATTGGTTGCGGTGATGAAAGTGAGCAAGAATTGGAATGTTGCTTAAAGATTACGGCAATTGATTGCTATCAGCAAGAAAGATGA